Proteins from a single region of Theobroma cacao cultivar B97-61/B2 chromosome 10, Criollo_cocoa_genome_V2, whole genome shotgun sequence:
- the LOC18587507 gene encoding E3 ubiquitin-protein ligase SHPRH isoform X3, producing the protein MGRKKQSNPRRSGALVIETNGNAEPDLYKQEANQNGQKGKEELVDTEKPFFVEIDKTSWHSDEHLDISEVVLIDLNLREGFAGYRISEDFYGDSKYSLRFRVCNVCEFISRIKLGHWPVLSSSDVSLEFVEKNMNDGAEMESVMLSGSFDGLDEGISSLVHLASLKFVTLRPVMGVMLSESLSSLRVRVEILKRVFENCESLMENTRQLWKKSMMNVMAWLRPEVMTSEAKYGISESMNMEVDVYPVKEEETSRPGKRARFDVSGFYEAIKPSKENSMLEDEIPDLLPVLRPYQRRAAYWMVQREKGDSRSLDEWERSMLSSPLCIPVDFLDDYSKMYFNPFGGNVSRHLESTSPYVYGGILADEMGLGKTVELLACIFAHQKPSSEGGVCKDTEAEVTMDEKISLRRLKRERVECICGAVSENRKYKGLWVQCDICDAWQHSECVGYSPRGKARKASASADEQGLQKPKRRKEITNIVVREGEHICQPCSELLQATDSPIASGATLIVCPAPILSQWHDEIIRHTRPGSLKTCVYEGVRNPSLSNASRVDINELVSADIVLTTYDVLKEDLSHDSDRHEGDRRFLRFQKRYPVIPTLLTRIFWWRICLDEAQMVESNTAAATEMAMRLYAKHHWCITGTPIQRKLDDLYGLLRFLKLSPFNVSRWWVEVIRDPYERREGGAMEFTHKLFKRIMWRSSKVHVADELQLPPQEECVSWLTFSPIEEHFYQRQHETCVSYASEVLESLKEDFLKREVPEAAKLLNSLLKLRQACCHPQVGSFGLRSLQQAPMTMEEILNVLISKTKTEGEEALRMLVSALNGLAGIAIIEEKLSQAVSLYKEALDITKEHSEDFRLDPLLNIHIHHNLAEILQMVTSLEKLPVEMQQFSGSSEKASKAHSNELCDQSSVKSQKLYDQENSEINAGNLPDIASDLSENGINNDQDSNGQCHVSSGTLNKQSLRIDCENLKQRYLSAFTTKLSAAQQEFRKSYMQVCNAFSDIKNEDTVWWLEALHHAEQNKDFSNELIRKIEEAIAGSLKNRRSLRMSSWFQSITALKYHIQTGLDLLESVRGKLLDRLLEIDKTMERPNEEDIERVRYCRNCQVLGDGPICVHCELEDLFQDYEARLFRVNKKDGDIIISAEEAVDLQKKKSALNRFYWNLSQPNKNSTLSDVDNKELKRDVQETIVVSKSPSQLEVALGVIKSCCKGQLGKEGMLAATKQLHILEGMRKEYRHARLLAIAQAQVLNAHDEIKMATTRLHIREAENDKSIDALSPNELASASVQNTSDKFMSLTLLSNIKGKLRYLKGLVLSKNKLPMESSDNSALTQDMTTMSTSIEQKSTCLPKADGEACPVCQERLSNQKMVFQCGHITCCKCLFVMTEQRSRYWNKSQNKWVMCPICRQHTDVGNIALADDRQIKSPNSAILHTIQGGDNGEESLTVQGSYGTKIEAVTRRILWIKSADPKAKVLVFSSWNDVLDVLEHAFTANDITYIRTKGGRKSHVAISEFRGQTIGEKGIQKIHKKKPEPKFVQVLLILIQHGANGLNLLEAQHVILVEPLLNPAVEAQAISRVHRIGQENRTLVHRFIVKNTVEESIYKLNRSRNSSGFVGNTRNQDQPVLTLKDVESLFAAAPKIDEKPTESESLRNLPPSVAAAIAAERRLRGNLTA; encoded by the exons ATGGGTAGGAAAAAGCAATCCAATCCACGTCGATCGGGCGCCTTAGTTATAGAGACCAATGGTAATGCCGAACCAGATTTGTACAAACAGGAAGCAAACCAAAACGGGCAAAAAGGAAAGGAGGAACTCGTGGATACAGAAAAACCATTCTTTGTAGAAATTGATAAGACTTCTTGGCATTCGGATGAGCATCTTGATATATCTGAGGTTGTTCTgattgatttgaatttgagagaAGGGTTTGCTGGTTATAGAATCAGTGAGGACTTTTATGGGGACTCCAAGTACTCCTTAAGGTTTCGAGTTTGTAATGTCTGTGAGTTTATCAGTCGTATTAAACTAGGACATTGGCCTGTGTTATCTTCCAGTGATGTATCTTTGGAATTTGTAGAGAAAAACATGAATGATGGTGCGGAGATGGAATCAGTGATGTTATCTGGGAGTTTTGATGGTCTTGATGAAGGTATTTCTTCTCTTGTGCACTTAGCAAGTTTGAAATTTGTGACTTTGAGGCCAGTGATGGGAGTAATGCTTTCAGAGAGCTTGTCATCTCTCAGAGTGAGGGTGGAGATACTAAAGAGagtttttgaaaattgtgAGTCACTCATGGAGAACACGAGGCAACTTTGGAAAAAGAGTATGATGAATGTCATGGCTTGGTTACGTCCTGAAGTAATGACTTCTGAGGCTAAGTATGGAATTAGTGAATCAATGAACATGGAAGTTGATGTGTATCCagtgaaagaagaagaaacttcCCGACCTGGGAAACGTGCGAGGTTTGATGTTTCTGGATTTTACGAAGCCATAAAGCCATCAAA AGAGAACTCAATGCTTGAGGATGAAATTCCTGACTTGCTCCCTGTTCTTAGACCATATCAGCGCCGTGCAGCTTATTGGATGGTACAAAGAGAGAAGGGAGATTCAAGAAGTCTGGATGAATGGGAAAGGAGCATGTTGTCTTCTCCATTGTGTATACCAGTGGATTTTCTGGATGATTATTCAAAAATGTACTTTAATCCATTTGG TGGAAATGTTTCGCGGCATTTGGAGTCCACTTCTCCATATGTCTATGGCGGTATTCTAGCGG ATGAAATGGGTTTGGGGAAGACTGTTGAACTGCTTGCTTGCATCTTCGCACACCAGAAGCCATCATCTGAAGGTGGTGTATGTAAGGATACTGAAGCAGAGGTTACTATGGATGAGAAAATTAGTCTCAGAAGGTTGAAAAGGGAGCGTGTTGAGTGCATATGTGGAGCTGTAAGTGAAAACCGCAAATATAAAGGATTATGGGTACAGTGTGACATCTGTGATGCTTGGCAACATTCAGAGTGTGTTGGTTATTCACCTCGAGGAAAAGCTCGTAAAGCCAGTGCAAGTGCCGATGAACAAGGACTGCAAAAGccgaaaagaaggaaagagataACCAATATTGTTGTCAGAGAGGGAGAACATATCTGCCAGCCATGTTCAGAGCTACTACAAGCTACTGACTCTCCCATTGCATCAGGTGCTACTCTTATAGTCTGTCCAGCTCCTATATTATCCCAATGGCACGATGAGATTATAcg TCATACACGTCCAGGTTCCTTAAAAACTTGTGTCTATGAAGGTGTGAGAAACCCTTCTCTTTCAAATGCATCTAGAGTGGATATCAATGAACTTGTCAGTGCTGACATTGTATTAACAACATATGATGTACTCAAAGAGGACCTCTCTCACGACTCTGACAGGCATGAAGGTGATCGACGCTTCTTGAGATTCCAGAAGAG gtaccCTGTCATTCCAACTCTTCTAACCAGAATATTTTGGTGGAGGATTTGTCTGGATGAAGCTCAAATGGTGGAGAGTAATACTGCTGCTGCAACAGAAATGGCCATGAGGCTATATGCTAAGCATCACTGGTGTATTACAGGCACTCCTATACAACGCAAACTTGATGACTTATATGGACTTTTAAGATTCCTGAAACTAAGTCCTTTCAATGTTTCAAGGTGGTGGGTGGAAGTTATACGAGATCCATATGAG AGGAGAGAAGGAGGAGCAATGGAATTCACACATAAATTGTTTAAACGAATCATGTGGCGTTCGTCAAAAGTACATGTTGCAGACGAATTGCAGCTTCCCCCTCAAGAGGAATGTGTCTCTTGGCTCACTTTCTCACCAATTGAAGAACACTTTTATCAAAGGCAACATGAAACATGTGTGAGTTATGCCAGTGAAGTTCTTGAAAGTTTGAAAGAAGATTTCCTGAAAAGAGAAGTCCCAG AAGCTGCAAAGCTGCTGAACTCACTCTTGAAGCTTCGCCAAGCCTGTTGTCACCCTCAAGTAGGAAGCTTCGGGCTGCGTTCTCTGCAACAGGCCCCAATGACCATGGAGGAAATATTAAAT GTTCTTATAAGCAAGACCAAGACAGAAGGAGAGGAAGCGCTCCGGATGTTAGTTAGTGCTTTAAATGGGCTTGCAGGAATAGCTATAATAGAGGAGAAACTTTCTCAAGCAGTATCATTGTACAAGGAAGCACTGGATATCACTAAAGAGCACTCTGAGGATTTTCGCCTGGACCCTCTGTTGAATATTCACATTCATCACAATCTTGCTGAGATACTCCAAATGGTTACAAGCTTGGAGAAACTTCCAGTAGAGATGCAGCAGTTCTCTGGAAGCTCTGAGAAAGCCTCCAAGGCCCACAGTAATGAATTGTGTGATCAAAGTTCTGTGAAGAGCCAGAAACTTTATGACCAAGAGAATTCAGAAATCAATGCTGGGAATCTACCAGATATAGCATCTGACCTATCAGAAAATGGCATAAATAATGACCAAGATTCTAATGGtcagtgccatgtgtcatccGGAACTTTAAACAAACAATCTTTGAGAATAGACTGTGAGAATTTAAAACAGAGGTACCTATCAGCGTTCACTACAAAGTTATCTGCAGCTCAGCAAGAGTTCAGGAAATCATACATGCAG GTTTGTAATGCATTTAGTGATATCAAAAATGAAGATACAGTTTGGTGGTTGGAAGCTCTTCATCATGCTGAGCAAAATAAGGACTTCTCTAACGAGTTAATCAGAAAGATTGAAGAGGCTATCGCAGGATCTCTTAAAAATCGACGCTCATTGCGGATGTCTTCCTG GTTTCAGAGTATTACTGCTCTAAAGTATCACATCCAGACTGGTTTAGATCTATTGGAATCCGTTAGGGGAAAATTGCTTGATCGACTTTTAGAAATTGATAAAACAATGGAAAGACCAAACGAGGAAGATATTGAAAGGGTGAGATACTGCCGTAATTGCCAGGTCCTTGGTGATGGCCCCATTTGTGTTCATTGTGAACTAGAGGATTTATTCCAG GATTATGAGGCAAGGCTCTTTCGTGTTAACAAAAAGGATGGAGATATAATTATTTCTGCCGAAGAGGCAGTAGATTTGCAGAAGAAGAAGTCTGCCCTAAATCGCTTTTATTGGAATTTATCACAgccaaataaaaattcaactttaTCTGATGTTGATAATAAAGAACTGAAGAGAGATGTTCAAGAAACAATAGTG GTCTCAAAGTCTCCCTCTCAATTGGAAGTAGCTCTTGGAGTTATAAAGAGCTGTTGCAAGGGTCAGTTAGGAAAGGAGGGTATGTTGGCAGCTACAAAACAGCTACATATTCTGGAG ggcatgaGGAAGGAATATCGGCATGCAAGGCTCTTAGCAATTGCTCAAGCACAAGTTCTGAATGCGCATGACGAAATCAAGATGGCAACCACTCGATTGCACATAAGAGAGGcagaaaatgataaatctATTGATGCCTTAAGTCCAAATGAATTGGCTTCAGCTAGTGTGCAAAACACAAGCGACAAGTTCATGTCCTTGACTctgttatcaaatatcaaaggGAAACTTCGTTACTTGAAG GGGTTGGTTCTATCCAAAAATAAGTTGCCAATGGAAAGTTCTGATAATTCAGCTTTAACTCAAGATATGACTACCATGTCAACTTCCATAGAACAGAAAAGTACATGTCTACCTAAAGCTGATGGGGAAGCTTGCCCTGTTTGTCAAGAAAGGCTAAGCAATCAAAAGATGGTATTTCAATGTGGACACATTACTTGCTGTAAAT GTTTATTTGTAATGACTGAGCAAAGATCACGTTATTGGAATAAATCTCAAAATAAGTGGGTAATGTGCCCAATATGTAGACAGCACACAGATGTTGGAAATATTGCTTTAGCAGATGATAGACAAATTAAATCACCTAACTCTGCCATCCTTCACACAATTCAAGGTGGCGACAATGGTGAAGAATCTTTGACCGTTCAAGGTTCCTATGGAACAAAG ATTGAAGCTGTTACAAGAAGGATATTGTGGATTAAGTCTGCTGACCCAAAAGCTAAAGTTCTGGTTTTCTCTAGTTGGAATGATGTTCTCGATGTGTTAGAACATGCATTCACTGCTAATGACATTACCTACATCCGAACAAAAGGGGGAAG GAAATCACATGTTGCCATCAGCGAATTTAGAGGACAGACAATTGGTGAAAAAGGAATCCAGAAGATACATAAGAAGAAGCCAGAACCCAAATTTGTTCAAgttttattgattttgatcCAACATGGAGCAAATGGCCTAAATCTTTTGGAGGCACAGCATGTTATTCTTGTGGAACCACTACTCAATCCTGCAGTAGAAGCACAAGCAATCAGCAGGGTACATCGAATTGGGCAGGAGAATAGGACGCTTGTTCATCGTTTTATA
- the LOC18587507 gene encoding E3 ubiquitin-protein ligase SHPRH isoform X2: MGRKKQSNPRRSGALVIETNGNAEPDLYKQEANQNGQKGKEELVDTEKPFFVEIDKTSWHSDEHLDISEVVLIDLNLREGFAGYRISEDFYGDSKYSLRFRVCNVCEFISRIKLGHWPVLSSSDVSLEFVEKNMNDGAEMESVMLSGSFDGLDEGISSLVHLASLKFVTLRPVMGVMLSESLSSLRVRVEILKRVFENCESLMENTRQLWKKSMMNVMAWLRPEVMTSEAKYGISESMNMEVDVYPVKEEETSRPGKRARFDVSGFYEAIKPSKENSMLEDEIPDLLPVLRPYQRRAAYWMVQREKGDSRSLDEWERSMLSSPLCIPVDFLDDYSKMYFNPFGGNVSRHLESTSPYVYGGILADEMGLGKTVELLACIFAHQKPSSEGGVCKDTEAEVTMDEKISLRRLKRERVECICGAVSENRKYKGLWVQCDICDAWQHSECVGYSPRGKARKASASADEQGLQKPKRRKEITNIVVREGEHICQPCSELLQATDSPIASGATLIVCPAPILSQWHDEIIRHTRPGSLKTCVYEGVRNPSLSNASRVDINELVSADIVLTTYDVLKEDLSHDSDRHEGDRRFLRFQKRYPVIPTLLTRIFWWRICLDEAQMVESNTAAATEMAMRLYAKHHWCITGTPIQRKLDDLYGLLRFLKLSPFNVSRWWVEVIRDPYERREGGAMEFTHKLFKRIMWRSSKVHVADELQLPPQEECVSWLTFSPIEEHFYQRQHETCVSYASEVLESLKEDFLKREVPGSICSGVTFDPLITHTEAAKLLNSLLKLRQACCHPQVGSFGLRSLQQAPMTMEEILNVLISKTKTEGEEALRMLVSALNGLAGIAIIEEKLSQAVSLYKEALDITKEHSEDFRLDPLLNIHIHHNLAEILQMVTSLEKLPVEMQQFSGSSEKASKAHSNELCDQSSVKSQKLYDQENSEINAGNLPDIASDLSENGINNDQDSNGQCHVSSGTLNKQSLRIDCENLKQRYLSAFTTKLSAAQQEFRKSYMQVCNAFSDIKNEDTVWWLEALHHAEQNKDFSNELIRKIEEAIAGSLKNRRSLRMSSWFQSITALKYHIQTGLDLLESVRGKLLDRLLEIDKTMERPNEEDIERVRYCRNCQVLGDGPICVHCELEDLFQDYEARLFRVNKKDGDIIISAEEAVDLQKKKSALNRFYWNLSQPNKNSTLSDVDNKELKRDVQETIVVSKSPSQLEVALGVIKSCCKGQLGKEGMLAATKQLHILEGMRKEYRHARLLAIAQAQVLNAHDEIKMATTRLHIREAENDKSIDALSPNELASASVQNTSDKFMSLTLLSNIKGKLRYLKGLVLSKNKLPMESSDNSALTQDMTTMSTSIEQKSTCLPKADGEACPVCQERLSNQKMVFQCGHITCCKCLFVMTEQRSRYWNKSQNKWVMCPICRQHTDVGNIALADDRQIKSPNSAILHTIQGGDNGEESLTVQGSYGTKIEAVTRRILWIKSADPKAKVLVFSSWNDVLDVLEHAFTANDITYIRTKGGRKSHVAISEFRGQTIGEKGIQKIHKKKPEPKFVQVLLILIQHGANGLNLLEAQHVILVEPLLNPAVEAQAISRVHRIGQENRTLVHRFIVKNTVEESIYKLNRSRNSSGFVGNTRNQDQPVLTLKDVESLFAAAPKIDEKPTESESLRNLPPSVAAAIAAERRLRGNLTA; this comes from the exons ATGGGTAGGAAAAAGCAATCCAATCCACGTCGATCGGGCGCCTTAGTTATAGAGACCAATGGTAATGCCGAACCAGATTTGTACAAACAGGAAGCAAACCAAAACGGGCAAAAAGGAAAGGAGGAACTCGTGGATACAGAAAAACCATTCTTTGTAGAAATTGATAAGACTTCTTGGCATTCGGATGAGCATCTTGATATATCTGAGGTTGTTCTgattgatttgaatttgagagaAGGGTTTGCTGGTTATAGAATCAGTGAGGACTTTTATGGGGACTCCAAGTACTCCTTAAGGTTTCGAGTTTGTAATGTCTGTGAGTTTATCAGTCGTATTAAACTAGGACATTGGCCTGTGTTATCTTCCAGTGATGTATCTTTGGAATTTGTAGAGAAAAACATGAATGATGGTGCGGAGATGGAATCAGTGATGTTATCTGGGAGTTTTGATGGTCTTGATGAAGGTATTTCTTCTCTTGTGCACTTAGCAAGTTTGAAATTTGTGACTTTGAGGCCAGTGATGGGAGTAATGCTTTCAGAGAGCTTGTCATCTCTCAGAGTGAGGGTGGAGATACTAAAGAGagtttttgaaaattgtgAGTCACTCATGGAGAACACGAGGCAACTTTGGAAAAAGAGTATGATGAATGTCATGGCTTGGTTACGTCCTGAAGTAATGACTTCTGAGGCTAAGTATGGAATTAGTGAATCAATGAACATGGAAGTTGATGTGTATCCagtgaaagaagaagaaacttcCCGACCTGGGAAACGTGCGAGGTTTGATGTTTCTGGATTTTACGAAGCCATAAAGCCATCAAA AGAGAACTCAATGCTTGAGGATGAAATTCCTGACTTGCTCCCTGTTCTTAGACCATATCAGCGCCGTGCAGCTTATTGGATGGTACAAAGAGAGAAGGGAGATTCAAGAAGTCTGGATGAATGGGAAAGGAGCATGTTGTCTTCTCCATTGTGTATACCAGTGGATTTTCTGGATGATTATTCAAAAATGTACTTTAATCCATTTGG TGGAAATGTTTCGCGGCATTTGGAGTCCACTTCTCCATATGTCTATGGCGGTATTCTAGCGG ATGAAATGGGTTTGGGGAAGACTGTTGAACTGCTTGCTTGCATCTTCGCACACCAGAAGCCATCATCTGAAGGTGGTGTATGTAAGGATACTGAAGCAGAGGTTACTATGGATGAGAAAATTAGTCTCAGAAGGTTGAAAAGGGAGCGTGTTGAGTGCATATGTGGAGCTGTAAGTGAAAACCGCAAATATAAAGGATTATGGGTACAGTGTGACATCTGTGATGCTTGGCAACATTCAGAGTGTGTTGGTTATTCACCTCGAGGAAAAGCTCGTAAAGCCAGTGCAAGTGCCGATGAACAAGGACTGCAAAAGccgaaaagaaggaaagagataACCAATATTGTTGTCAGAGAGGGAGAACATATCTGCCAGCCATGTTCAGAGCTACTACAAGCTACTGACTCTCCCATTGCATCAGGTGCTACTCTTATAGTCTGTCCAGCTCCTATATTATCCCAATGGCACGATGAGATTATAcg TCATACACGTCCAGGTTCCTTAAAAACTTGTGTCTATGAAGGTGTGAGAAACCCTTCTCTTTCAAATGCATCTAGAGTGGATATCAATGAACTTGTCAGTGCTGACATTGTATTAACAACATATGATGTACTCAAAGAGGACCTCTCTCACGACTCTGACAGGCATGAAGGTGATCGACGCTTCTTGAGATTCCAGAAGAG gtaccCTGTCATTCCAACTCTTCTAACCAGAATATTTTGGTGGAGGATTTGTCTGGATGAAGCTCAAATGGTGGAGAGTAATACTGCTGCTGCAACAGAAATGGCCATGAGGCTATATGCTAAGCATCACTGGTGTATTACAGGCACTCCTATACAACGCAAACTTGATGACTTATATGGACTTTTAAGATTCCTGAAACTAAGTCCTTTCAATGTTTCAAGGTGGTGGGTGGAAGTTATACGAGATCCATATGAG AGGAGAGAAGGAGGAGCAATGGAATTCACACATAAATTGTTTAAACGAATCATGTGGCGTTCGTCAAAAGTACATGTTGCAGACGAATTGCAGCTTCCCCCTCAAGAGGAATGTGTCTCTTGGCTCACTTTCTCACCAATTGAAGAACACTTTTATCAAAGGCAACATGAAACATGTGTGAGTTATGCCAGTGAAGTTCTTGAAAGTTTGAAAGAAGATTTCCTGAAAAGAGAAGTCCCAG GTAGTATTTGTTCTGGTGTGACTTTCGATCCTCTCATCACTCATACAGAAGCTGCAAAGCTGCTGAACTCACTCTTGAAGCTTCGCCAAGCCTGTTGTCACCCTCAAGTAGGAAGCTTCGGGCTGCGTTCTCTGCAACAGGCCCCAATGACCATGGAGGAAATATTAAAT GTTCTTATAAGCAAGACCAAGACAGAAGGAGAGGAAGCGCTCCGGATGTTAGTTAGTGCTTTAAATGGGCTTGCAGGAATAGCTATAATAGAGGAGAAACTTTCTCAAGCAGTATCATTGTACAAGGAAGCACTGGATATCACTAAAGAGCACTCTGAGGATTTTCGCCTGGACCCTCTGTTGAATATTCACATTCATCACAATCTTGCTGAGATACTCCAAATGGTTACAAGCTTGGAGAAACTTCCAGTAGAGATGCAGCAGTTCTCTGGAAGCTCTGAGAAAGCCTCCAAGGCCCACAGTAATGAATTGTGTGATCAAAGTTCTGTGAAGAGCCAGAAACTTTATGACCAAGAGAATTCAGAAATCAATGCTGGGAATCTACCAGATATAGCATCTGACCTATCAGAAAATGGCATAAATAATGACCAAGATTCTAATGGtcagtgccatgtgtcatccGGAACTTTAAACAAACAATCTTTGAGAATAGACTGTGAGAATTTAAAACAGAGGTACCTATCAGCGTTCACTACAAAGTTATCTGCAGCTCAGCAAGAGTTCAGGAAATCATACATGCAG GTTTGTAATGCATTTAGTGATATCAAAAATGAAGATACAGTTTGGTGGTTGGAAGCTCTTCATCATGCTGAGCAAAATAAGGACTTCTCTAACGAGTTAATCAGAAAGATTGAAGAGGCTATCGCAGGATCTCTTAAAAATCGACGCTCATTGCGGATGTCTTCCTG GTTTCAGAGTATTACTGCTCTAAAGTATCACATCCAGACTGGTTTAGATCTATTGGAATCCGTTAGGGGAAAATTGCTTGATCGACTTTTAGAAATTGATAAAACAATGGAAAGACCAAACGAGGAAGATATTGAAAGGGTGAGATACTGCCGTAATTGCCAGGTCCTTGGTGATGGCCCCATTTGTGTTCATTGTGAACTAGAGGATTTATTCCAG GATTATGAGGCAAGGCTCTTTCGTGTTAACAAAAAGGATGGAGATATAATTATTTCTGCCGAAGAGGCAGTAGATTTGCAGAAGAAGAAGTCTGCCCTAAATCGCTTTTATTGGAATTTATCACAgccaaataaaaattcaactttaTCTGATGTTGATAATAAAGAACTGAAGAGAGATGTTCAAGAAACAATAGTG GTCTCAAAGTCTCCCTCTCAATTGGAAGTAGCTCTTGGAGTTATAAAGAGCTGTTGCAAGGGTCAGTTAGGAAAGGAGGGTATGTTGGCAGCTACAAAACAGCTACATATTCTGGAG ggcatgaGGAAGGAATATCGGCATGCAAGGCTCTTAGCAATTGCTCAAGCACAAGTTCTGAATGCGCATGACGAAATCAAGATGGCAACCACTCGATTGCACATAAGAGAGGcagaaaatgataaatctATTGATGCCTTAAGTCCAAATGAATTGGCTTCAGCTAGTGTGCAAAACACAAGCGACAAGTTCATGTCCTTGACTctgttatcaaatatcaaaggGAAACTTCGTTACTTGAAG GGGTTGGTTCTATCCAAAAATAAGTTGCCAATGGAAAGTTCTGATAATTCAGCTTTAACTCAAGATATGACTACCATGTCAACTTCCATAGAACAGAAAAGTACATGTCTACCTAAAGCTGATGGGGAAGCTTGCCCTGTTTGTCAAGAAAGGCTAAGCAATCAAAAGATGGTATTTCAATGTGGACACATTACTTGCTGTAAAT GTTTATTTGTAATGACTGAGCAAAGATCACGTTATTGGAATAAATCTCAAAATAAGTGGGTAATGTGCCCAATATGTAGACAGCACACAGATGTTGGAAATATTGCTTTAGCAGATGATAGACAAATTAAATCACCTAACTCTGCCATCCTTCACACAATTCAAGGTGGCGACAATGGTGAAGAATCTTTGACCGTTCAAGGTTCCTATGGAACAAAG ATTGAAGCTGTTACAAGAAGGATATTGTGGATTAAGTCTGCTGACCCAAAAGCTAAAGTTCTGGTTTTCTCTAGTTGGAATGATGTTCTCGATGTGTTAGAACATGCATTCACTGCTAATGACATTACCTACATCCGAACAAAAGGGGGAAG GAAATCACATGTTGCCATCAGCGAATTTAGAGGACAGACAATTGGTGAAAAAGGAATCCAGAAGATACATAAGAAGAAGCCAGAACCCAAATTTGTTCAAgttttattgattttgatcCAACATGGAGCAAATGGCCTAAATCTTTTGGAGGCACAGCATGTTATTCTTGTGGAACCACTACTCAATCCTGCAGTAGAAGCACAAGCAATCAGCAGGGTACATCGAATTGGGCAGGAGAATAGGACGCTTGTTCATCGTTTTATA